In the genome of Cyprinus carpio isolate SPL01 unplaced genomic scaffold, ASM1834038v1 S000006590, whole genome shotgun sequence, the window ctattccaattctattcttaaaatgtattctattctttttatattctaatcatttttcttttcatttattataaattataaaaaagacctctaacactagcttgcattattctttttctattcaatctgttttccttttattatattattttaaagcccttgcaacgtgtactgtgttaagctaactgagacttgttatagcacttatatatatcattgctcttttgtggtttttgatggcttccattgtcctcattggtaagtcgttttggataaaaccgtctgctaaatgactatatGTAAATGCAAAGATCCCATAAAACACTCAACATCTCTCAAGAAACAGCACTTATGCAGTTTTTCTCTGATTTAATCACAAACTTGTGCACCATTCCACTATGCTGGCGAACGATCACAACTTCATCTGCGTCTCTACGACAGCCCTTACGCTATTGGTCCGgacttttgttcacacagagcatGTTCTGGGACTGACCCTAGCAAACTTAACAGGTCCCCATCATCCTAATTGATTCTGAGATCAATCCcagaaaatgtttgcattcacacagaaggcattTTCTGGAATCAATGCTCTGTGTGAGAGGGGCAATTGTTTCCTACATGGCACAAACTGATTGGTCACTATGCAATGCTAAGGTCAAACAAATATCTGCAAATAAAGAAGGTAAATGAACAAACCTTTGCCCAAATAGACAGCAGTCATGTGGTCACTCCACTGTATGGATCTTCATGTGTAGCTTCAGGTGACTTTTAAAAGAGAAAGTctttccgcactgatcacatgtggtACGCGGTTTCTCTCTGCTGTGGATCTTCTCATGTATTTTCAGATTTCCtaactgactgaatctcttgtcacagtgtgaacacttgtgaggtttctctccagtgtgaactctctgGTGCAGTTTTAAATGTCTCGCTGTAGTAAAAGTCTTGCCACACTCAAAacacatgtactctctcacaccagtatgtGTTTTCTCATGTTTATGTAAACTCTGTAgctgtgaaaaactctttccacatacaGAACAGGAATGTGGTTTCTCCTTGGTATGAACTGTCAGGTGTGACTTCAGGCTTGATGACCTAAGAAATGTTTTGCCGCATTGATCACACTTGTATttcttctctccggtgtggatcctcatgtgaacaTGAAGATGACATTTGcttgtgaaactcttcccgcactgatcacacgtgtgtggcttctctccggtgtggaccTGCATGTGTGCATTAAGATGTGGTTTTTGTGTGaagctcttcccgcactgatcacacgtgaacggcttctctccagtgtgaactctcatgtgaaccTCAAGACTGTTTTTGTTTGAGAATCTCTTTTCACACTGATCGCACATAAACGGCTTCACTccggtgtggatcctcatgtgaaaCTCGAGAGTATTTTTGTGTGAGAATCTCTTTTCACATATATCACATGAGTacggcttctctcctgtgtgaattctcatgtgtacTCTAAGGGTTGCTGTTTGTGTAaagctcttcccgcactgatcacacgtgaacggcttctctccagtgtgtaaTCTCATGTGAAGATCAAGATATTGTTTGTTtgagaaactcttcccgcactgatcacatgaaaACGGTTTTTCTCCCGTGTGGAttgtcatgtgttttttaagGGCTCCTCTTCCTGTGAACTGATTTCCGCATTGATTacatgtgaacggcttctctccggtgtgaactcttatgtgacactcaagactttGTCTGTGtgagaaactcttcccgcactgatcacatgggaacggcttttctccagtgtgaactctcatgtgtcctttaaggtttccttgttgtctgaaactcttcccgcactgatcacacgtgaacagcttttctccagtgtgaactctgcTGTGATGCTCgaggctgttttttgttttaaatctcttCCCGCATTGATCACACGTGAACGGCTTCTCGTCGGTGTGAACAATCATGTGAGCGACGAGATAAGGTTTGTGTGA includes:
- the LOC109052311 gene encoding gastrula zinc finger protein XlCGF57.1-like codes for the protein MEEKEESEELSEVEEEHHDKPGENPLSRSKNNKTILKKRKANKSVTCTQCGKSFSTKQKLERHIRVHTGEKPFTCDQCGKSFTTKLYLECHWRVHTGEKAFTCDQCGKSVLHKQSLKRHMEVHTGKKLFTCDQCGYEFTEKANLKKHMTIHTGEKPFTCDQCGKCFSHKPYLVAHMIVHTDEKPFTCDQCGKRFKTKNSLEHHSRVHTGEKLFTCDQCGKSFRQQGNLKGHMRVHTGEKPFPCDQCGKSFSHRQSLECHIRVHTGEKPFTCNQCGNQFTGRGALKKHMTIHTGEKPFSCDQCGKSFSNKQYLDLHMRLHTGEKPFTCDQCGKSFTQTATLRVHMRIHTGEKPYSCDICEKRFSHKNTLEFHMRIHTGVKPFMCDQCEKRFSNKNSLEVHMRVHTGEKPFTCDQCGKSFTQKPHLNAHMQVHTGEKPHTCDQCGKSFTSKCHLHVHMRIHTGEKKYKCDQCGKTFLRSSSLKSHLTVHTKEKPHSCSVCGKSFSQLQSLHKHEKTHTGVREYMCFECGKTFTTARHLKLHQRVHTGEKPHKCSHCDKRFSQLGNLKIHEKIHSREKPRTTCDQCGKTFSFKSHLKLHMKIHTVE